The proteins below come from a single Aspergillus oryzae RIB40 DNA, chromosome 5 genomic window:
- a CDS encoding triose-phosphate isomerase TPI1 (triosephosphate isomerase), translating into MPRQFFVGGNFKMNGTAESITAIIKNLNEAKLDETTEVVVSPPALYLTLAQQVADEKKKVAVSSQNVFDKPNGAFTGEISVSQLQDAKIPWTIIGHSERRVILKETDEFIARKVKAAIDGGISVIFCIGETLEEREADKTIEVVTKQLNAAAKELTKEQWSKVVIAYEPVWAIGTGKVATTQQAQEVHAAIRKWLADAISPEASENTRIIYGGSVSEKNCRELAQERDVDGFLVGGASLKPAFVDIINARL; encoded by the exons GAACGGTACTGCGGAAAGCATTACcgccatcatcaagaacctcaacGAGGCCAAGCTCGACGAGACCACCGAGGTCGTCGTCTCCCCTCCTGCTCTCTACCTGACCCTCGCCCAACAGGTCGccgacgagaagaagaaggttgcCGTTTCCTCCCAGAACGTCTTCGACAAGCCCAACGGTGCTTTCACCGGTGAGATCTCGGTTTCTCAGCTGCAGGATGCCAAGATCCCCTGGACCATCATTGGACACAGCGAGCGCCGTGTCATCCTGAAGGAGACTGACGAG TTCATTGCTCGTAAGGTTAAGGCTGCCATTGACGGTGGCATTAGCGTCATTTTCTGCATCGGTGAGACTCTTGAG GAGCGTGAGGCCGACAAGACCATCGAGGTTGTCACCAAGCAGCTCAACGCTGCCGCTAAGGAGCTCACCAAGGAGCAGTGGTCTAAGGTCGTCATTGCCTACGAGCCCGTCTG GGCCATCGGTACCGGCAAGGTCGCTACCACCCAGCAGGCCCAGGAGGTCCACGCCGCCATCCGCAAGTGGCTCGCCGATGCCATCTCGCCCGAGGCCTCCGAGAACACCCGTATCATCTACGGTGGCTCCGTCAGCGAGAAGAACTGCCGCGAGTTGGCCCAGGAACGCGATGTCGATGGCTTCCTGGTTGGCGGTGCCAGCTTGAAGCCTGCTT TcgttgatatcatcaatgcTCGTTTGTAA
- a CDS encoding mRNA turnover protein MRT4 (protein involved in mRNA turnover), translating to MPRSKRARVVHETKTAKKSHKEQTRRLYANIRESVEKYDHLFVFGVDNMRNTYLKDVRTEFADSRLFFGKTKVMAVALGHNPESEAATNLHKLVPYLTGAVGLLFTSRDPESVTNYFETFRPLDFARAGTVSTRSFSIPNGLVYSRAGEIPASEDEPVSHTIEPELRKLGVPTRLVKGKVMLELTGGQEAFPVCREGEVLDSRQTTLLKMFGVATSEFHVALKACWTRESGEVKILEKEQGGMEVEQ from the exons ATGCCTCGCTCTAAGCGCGCCCGCGTCGTCCACGAGACCAAGACCGCCAAAAAGTCCCACAAGGAACAGACCAGACGCCTGTACGCCAATATCCGGGAATCTGTCGAGAAATATGACCACCTGTTCGTCTTCGGAGTTGATAACATGCGCAATACCTACCTGAAGGATGTGCGCACTGAGTTCGCTGATAGCCG tctcttcttcggcaagaCCAAAGTCATGGCCGTCGCACTGGGCCACAATCCCGAATCCGAAGCAGCCACCAACCTGCACAAGCTCGTCCCCTATCTGACCGGTGCCGTCGGTCTCCTCTTCACCTCTCGCGATCCCGAGTCCGTCACCAACTACTTCGAGACCTTCCGTCCCCTGGACTTCGCCCGTGCCGGAACAGTCAGCACCCGGTCCTTCAGCATCCCGAACGGCCTTGTGTACTCGCGAGCCGGCGAGATCCCCGCCTCAGAGGACGAGCCAGTCAGCCACACGATCGAGCCCGAGCTGCGCAAGCTGGGCGTCCCCACCCGTCtcgtcaagggcaaggtTATGCTCGAGTTGACCGGTGGCCAGGAGGCATTCCCCGTTTGCCGGGAGGGAGAGGTTCTCGATTCGCGGCAGACGACGCTACTCAAGATGTTCGGTGTTGCTACTTCTGAGTTCCATGTTGCACTGAAGGCTTGCTGGACTCGGGAAAGTGGGGAGGTGAAGATTCTTGAGAAGGAGCAGGGTGGTATGGAGGTTGAGCAGTGA
- a CDS encoding mitochondrial distribution and morphology protein 10 (predicted protein), with product MLDFMDYIQLAFAEGTNWNRDNSYSSLTATAQSLLDFSTPERLRVHLSSLSTPNFATSYTLGTVGLIDGSVSYLYSTVPFTNTPSRSALIPLRKLSPGYRQVAPPSAPIEDWNLDSILDNPQNVQPSFASKPTLLHATLHLPPPTTLNALFLRRISPTMHLTLAVCSTRGPPLSKSAPQASLLMQLSHDTGKYSNEYLFSTDNALFGWRGLWNFGPDPRSSTDTAAPRLSLLSAGAEAYYSPVSSLIGMSTGLRFSTLPAATDVPASTATGFATANQSTPISTFPYTLTLTLTPLTGSLSTTYSLRASPNLAFSSRFGFNVYSWESEMVAGCELWRKSRKQDDGLEWARRKMRASEPLSLPSLPAESKERQEEEEATDSVLKIRVDQSWNVRVLWEGRVKELLVSAGVGLGPSDTAFAWMYIFSVRAGLNR from the exons ATGCTCGACTTCATGGATTATATCCAACTCGCGTTCGCCGAGGGGACTAACTGGAACCGCGACAATTCATACTCGTCGCTGACGGCCACAGCCCAGT CCCTCCTGGACTTCTCAACCCCCGAGCGTCTACGCGTGCATCTCTCCTCTCTATCAACCCCCAATTTCGCAACCAGCTATACCCTCGGCACAGTAGGCTTAATCGACGGCTCAGTCTCCTACCTCTACAGCACCGTCCCCTTCACCAATACACCAAGCCGAAGCGCTTTAATTCCCCTCCGCAAGCTATCTCCTGGATACCGCCAAGTAGCGCCCCCAAGCGCCCCAATTGAAGACTGGAACTTGGACTCAATCCTCGACAATCCCCAAAATGTCCAACCGTCGTTCGCCAGCAAGCCTACCCTCCTGCACGCAACACTACACCTTCCACCCCCAACAACCCTAAacgccctcttcctccgtcGCATCTCCCCAACTATGCACCTAACACTAGCGGTCTGCTCAACAAGAGGCCCCCCGCTTTCCAAATCCGCGCCGCAGGCATCCCTCCTCATGCAATTGTCGCACGACACAGGCAAATACAGTAACGAGTACCTCTTCAGCACAGACAATGCGCTCTTCGGCTGGCGGGGGCTATGGAACTTCGGACCCGACCCTCGCTCCTCGACAGATACCGCCGCGCCGCGGCTATCGCTTCTATCAGCCGGCGCGGAGGCATATTACTCGCCTGTGTCGTCGCTCATTGGCATGTCCACCGGTCTGAGGTTTAGTACTCTCCCCGCTGCGACGGATGTGCCTGCGTCAACGGCGACAGGATTTGCCACGGCGAACCAGAGTACCCCTATATCTACATTTCCGTATACGCTTACCTTAACGCTGACGCCGTTGACTGGTTCCTTGTCGACGACATATTCGCTCCGCGCGTCGCCTAACCTGGCGTTTAGTTCGCGTTTCGGGTTCAATGTCTACAGTTGGGAGAGTGAGATGGTGGCTGGTTGTGAACTGTGGCGGAAATCGAGGAAACAAGACGATGGGTTGGAATGGGCGAGACGGAAGATGCGCGCTTCTGAGCCTctgtctttgccttctttgcctGCTGAATCGAAGgagaggcaagaagaggaggaggcgaCCGACTCTGTTCTCAAGATTCGGGTCGATCAGTCGTGGAATGTACGGGTTCTTTGGGAAGGGCGCGTGAAGGAGCTTCTGGTCAGTGCTGGGGTGGGATTGGGGCCGA GTGACACGGCTTTTGCATGGATGTATATATTTAGTGTTAGAGCGGGACTAAATAGATGA